GATATTATGACTAAGGCAATAACGGTCAAAACGATTGTAATTACAAGACCCGCCCATCTAGTTATCCTAGCTAATTTTGAGAGTGTTTTAACAATCTGTTCTCCAAATTTAACCTTGTCCACTCCCGGTTTATTCTCTATGCTTTTGGATATCCGACTAGCATATTCCGGTTTATCTATCTTCAATATAAAAGAATTGGGCAATGGGTTTTTGTCACCTGCAAACCCTTCTAGCAAATCTTCTTTTTCTTTTAACCAATCTTTCGCCTTTTCCAATGCCTCTTCTTTAGATTCAAACTTTACCTCATTGACACCTTTGGTATCTTCTAATGTTTCTCTCAATTCCTGTATTGTATCAGCGCTTACCTCTTCCTCTAAAAATACGGTAATTTCTACTTGAGATTCCATATTCAATACAATATTATTGACATTCATCAAAGTCAACAATACAGTGCCTACTATAAAAAGTGCAGCAACCACTGAAACAACTGCTGCAAACATCATCACCCTGTTTCTCCAAAGGTTAGTAAAACTCTCTTTAAAAAAATATTTAATAGTCCTCAACTTCACTGTCGTACACACCCTTTTCCATGTCTCTTACTATAAATCCTTTTCTCAATGTTATTACTCTTTTTCTCATCAAATTTACTATGTCTCGATCGTGGGTGGCAATAATAACAGTAGTACCTCTTCTATTTATATCAA
This window of the Clostridia bacterium genome carries:
- the ftsX gene encoding permease-like cell division protein FtsX, which produces MKLRTIKYFFKESFTNLWRNRVMMFAAVVSVVAALFIVGTVLLTLMNVNNIVLNMESQVEITVFLEEEVSADTIQELRETLEDTKGVNEVKFESKEEALEKAKDWLKEKEDLLEGFAGDKNPLPNSFILKIDKPEYASRISKSIENKPGVDKVKFGEQIVKTLSKLARITRWAGLVITIVLTVIALVIISNTIKLALMSRIKEIQIMKYVGATDWFIRWPFILEGLLIGIISTIISTLLISFAYNYAVSRFGSMVGMINMLRLEDVIRDIFCSFLVVGCAIGTIGSVLSIRKYMKV